The following coding sequences are from one Paenibacillus sp. FSL R5-0912 window:
- a CDS encoding nitrate/nitrite transporter, with translation MIKKVQLPLQTLNLITGFMVWVIISSLMPFISEDISIPPGRLAMVTAIPVVLGSILRIPLGYYANILGARIIFMSSFILLLFPVFFISEASTVTHLIIGGLFLGIGGAVFSVGVTSLPKYFPKEKHGLVNGIYGIGNIGTAVTTFSAPMVAAQIGWAPAVKMYLILLLVFIALNFFLGDRHEPKLKTPIIEQIKGVSKNEKLWLFSLFYFITFGSFVAFTIYLPNFLVSNFGLEKVDAGMRTAGFIAVATFFRPVGGWLADKFQPLFLLTGTFSIYTIAAIILAFMPDMGLYTAGCLAIAFSAGIGNGVIFKLVPLYFNKQAGVANGIVSMMGGLGGFFPPIMLSVIYSATGQYSIGFMLLSQVALASLVLVVWLYFQDRLALTSEVFNSTGQGILVTDVSGLIKTVNPAFTKLTGYTEDEVLGRQPSILKSGRQSKEFYRVMWGEVRETGMWQGEIWNRRKNGEEYLQWLNISAVKDDTGEDVRYVGTFSDITQK, from the coding sequence ATGATTAAAAAAGTGCAATTGCCGCTACAAACCTTAAACTTGATTACCGGATTCATGGTGTGGGTGATCATCTCTTCCCTGATGCCCTTTATTTCCGAGGACATCAGCATCCCTCCGGGAAGACTTGCGATGGTCACAGCGATTCCGGTAGTGCTTGGCTCGATTCTAAGAATTCCTTTGGGCTATTATGCGAACATTCTGGGAGCACGTATTATTTTTATGTCCAGCTTTATCCTGCTGTTGTTTCCGGTCTTCTTCATCAGTGAAGCGTCCACGGTTACTCACTTGATTATCGGAGGCCTGTTCCTTGGAATCGGCGGGGCTGTATTCTCGGTGGGGGTGACCTCTTTGCCGAAATATTTTCCCAAAGAAAAGCATGGTCTGGTCAACGGGATCTACGGAATCGGGAATATCGGCACGGCGGTCACAACCTTCTCGGCTCCGATGGTGGCGGCACAAATAGGCTGGGCCCCTGCGGTGAAAATGTATCTGATTCTGCTGCTGGTGTTCATCGCCTTGAACTTCTTCTTGGGGGACCGTCATGAGCCTAAGCTCAAAACACCGATTATTGAACAAATCAAAGGCGTATCCAAAAATGAGAAGCTCTGGCTGTTCTCCTTGTTCTATTTCATTACCTTTGGCTCCTTTGTAGCCTTCACGATTTATCTGCCTAACTTTCTGGTATCGAATTTCGGGCTGGAAAAGGTGGATGCCGGGATGCGTACAGCCGGCTTCATCGCCGTTGCGACCTTCTTCCGTCCGGTAGGCGGCTGGCTTGCCGACAAGTTCCAGCCGTTGTTCCTGCTCACCGGCACATTCAGTATCTATACCATTGCTGCTATTATCCTGGCCTTTATGCCTGACATGGGATTATATACAGCCGGATGCCTTGCGATTGCGTTCAGTGCAGGAATCGGTAACGGAGTCATTTTCAAATTAGTCCCGCTGTACTTCAATAAGCAGGCGGGTGTTGCGAACGGAATTGTATCGATGATGGGCGGCCTGGGCGGATTTTTCCCTCCGATCATGCTGTCGGTGATTTATTCGGCGACCGGGCAATATTCCATCGGGTTCATGCTGCTCTCCCAGGTGGCGCTGGCCAGTCTGGTGCTGGTCGTGTGGCTCTATTTCCAGGACCGGCTTGCGCTTACCTCTGAAGTGTTCAATTCTACCGGACAGGGGATTCTGGTTACCGATGTTTCCGGTTTGATTAAGACCGTCAATCCGGCCTTCACGAAGCTCACCGGCTATACGGAAGACGAGGTTCTCGGCAGACAGCCCAGCATTCTCAAGTCAGGCCGCCAATCCAAAGAATTCTACCGCGTCATGTGGGGGGAGGTCAGGGAGACGGGAATGTGGCAGGGTGAGATCTGGAACAGGCGCAAGAACGGGGAAGAGTATCTGCAGTGGCTGAACATCAGCGCTGTGAAGGATGACACCGGCGAGGATGTCCGGTATGTAGGCACATTCAGCGATATTACGCAGAAATAA
- a CDS encoding molybdopterin molybdotransferase MoeA, with amino-acid sequence MKVEKTRNPVTVAEAVFRVTERVCSTGTERVPLAASYGRILAEPLTATHDVPHFTRSPYDGYAIASADSAGASGNSRISFTVVDHIGAGEISQVTLGAFEAVRLMTGAALPAGADAVVMFEQASDAGRTFTIRKAFAPQENLSLQGEDMRSGERIVPAGSFIHPGTVALLATFGYGEVRVGKRPVVGILSTGSELLEVTAPLVPGRIRNSNGPMIAAQLARMGIPYRMYDTAADQLEECLLTVRQAMTETDCLITTGGVSVGDYDYLPEIYKRLGADVLFNKVAMRPGSVTTVAVAGEKCLFGLSGNPSACFTGFELFVRPALLTMMGADKVYLPRTTAVLAEDFPKANPFTRFIRAVHDRTSVRPAGFNKSNAVSSIARGNSLIVLPGGTRGYAAGDPVDVLLLGVEEGTDEWVL; translated from the coding sequence ATGAAGGTGGAAAAGACCAGAAATCCGGTTACCGTGGCGGAGGCTGTATTCCGGGTAACCGAAAGAGTGTGCAGCACAGGTACAGAAAGAGTGCCGCTTGCCGCAAGCTATGGACGCATTCTGGCGGAGCCGCTGACGGCAACCCATGATGTTCCGCATTTTACGCGGTCCCCCTATGACGGGTATGCAATTGCTTCGGCAGATTCAGCCGGTGCTTCCGGCAACAGCCGGATCAGCTTCACGGTTGTAGATCATATCGGCGCAGGGGAGATATCTCAGGTTACGCTTGGGGCATTTGAAGCTGTCCGTCTGATGACGGGAGCCGCGCTGCCGGCGGGTGCCGATGCGGTAGTCATGTTCGAACAGGCCTCGGATGCGGGCCGGACGTTTACCATCCGCAAAGCCTTTGCGCCGCAGGAGAATCTGTCCCTGCAGGGTGAAGATATGCGGTCAGGCGAAAGGATCGTTCCGGCTGGCAGCTTCATTCATCCCGGAACTGTGGCGCTGCTGGCTACCTTCGGGTATGGGGAGGTACGGGTCGGCAAGCGGCCGGTTGTAGGCATATTGTCAACGGGAAGCGAACTGCTGGAGGTGACGGCTCCGCTCGTACCCGGTAGAATCCGCAACAGCAACGGGCCGATGATCGCTGCCCAGCTCGCCCGGATGGGTATTCCTTACCGGATGTACGATACGGCAGCGGACCAGCTGGAAGAATGCCTGCTGACGGTCCGGCAGGCGATGACAGAAACAGACTGCCTGATCACCACAGGCGGCGTATCCGTCGGCGACTATGACTACTTGCCGGAAATATACAAGCGCCTCGGGGCCGATGTGCTGTTCAACAAGGTGGCGATGCGTCCGGGCAGTGTGACTACAGTCGCGGTTGCCGGGGAGAAGTGCTTGTTCGGATTGTCCGGCAATCCGTCGGCGTGCTTCACAGGCTTCGAGCTGTTTGTCAGGCCCGCCCTGCTCACGATGATGGGGGCAGATAAAGTCTATCTGCCGCGTACGACAGCCGTACTGGCAGAGGATTTCCCGAAGGCCAATCCGTTCACCCGGTTTATCCGGGCTGTTCATGACCGGACCTCGGTGCGTCCCGCCGGCTTCAACAAATCGAATGCGGTATCTTCCATCGCACGCGGCAATTCGCTGATTGTGCTGCCTGGCGGGACAAGAGGTTATGCTGCAGGGGATCCTGTGGATGTACTGCTCCTCGGCGTTGAGGAAGGTACGGACGAATGGGTGCTGTAA
- the moaA gene encoding GTP 3',8-cyclase MoaA — translation MTAHPLQDQLRRPIHDLRISVTDRCNFRCSYCMPKEVFGEDYAFLPASGLLTFAEILRLTKLFVSLGVSKIRLTGGEPLMRRSLPELVAGIRAIRGVEDMGLTTNGVLLGGQALPLYAAGLRRLNVSLDALEPELFGRMNGRGYKPGAILRHIDYAVAAGFEVKVNMVVQRGVNESEIVPMAAYFKDRNITLRFIEFMDAGNDNGWSYEKVVTKKEILERLQGAFVLEALEHHYFGEVAQRYGYKGSQAQIGFITSVSESFCSSCTRARLSSDGKLYTCLFASDGFDLRAMLRSGADDQHLLAAIRDVWEKRVDRYSDERTEQTAGNRTKIGMSYIGG, via the coding sequence ATGACTGCTCATCCATTGCAGGACCAGCTGCGGCGGCCGATCCATGATTTGCGGATTTCGGTAACGGACCGGTGTAATTTCCGCTGTTCCTACTGCATGCCGAAGGAAGTGTTCGGTGAGGATTATGCCTTCCTCCCGGCAAGCGGGCTGCTTACCTTTGCAGAAATTCTCCGGCTGACGAAGCTCTTCGTCTCCCTTGGCGTAAGCAAAATCAGGCTTACCGGAGGCGAGCCGCTCATGCGGCGGAGCCTGCCCGAGCTTGTTGCCGGAATCCGCGCTATCCGTGGTGTCGAAGATATGGGGCTGACGACGAACGGGGTACTGCTGGGCGGGCAGGCATTGCCGCTCTATGCTGCGGGACTCCGCAGGCTGAATGTCAGCCTGGATGCTCTGGAGCCTGAGCTGTTCGGCAGAATGAACGGGCGGGGTTACAAGCCTGGAGCGATTTTACGACATATTGATTATGCCGTAGCAGCCGGCTTTGAGGTCAAAGTAAACATGGTGGTACAAAGAGGGGTGAACGAATCGGAGATTGTGCCGATGGCGGCCTACTTCAAGGATAGAAATATAACGCTGCGCTTCATCGAATTCATGGATGCCGGCAACGACAACGGCTGGAGCTATGAGAAGGTCGTTACCAAAAAAGAAATTCTGGAGCGCCTCCAAGGTGCTTTTGTGCTGGAAGCCCTGGAGCACCATTATTTCGGCGAGGTTGCGCAGCGTTATGGCTACAAAGGCAGTCAGGCGCAGATCGGCTTTATCACTTCCGTATCCGAATCCTTCTGCTCCTCCTGCACGCGGGCCCGGCTGTCTTCCGACGGCAAGCTGTATACCTGCCTGTTCGCATCGGACGGCTTTGATCTCAGGGCAATGCTCCGCAGCGGTGCGGATGATCAACATCTGCTGGCTGCCATTAGAGATGTCTGGGAGAAGCGCGTTGACCGCTATTCCGATGAGCGGACAGAACAGACCGCGGGGAACAGAACCAAGATCGGCATGTCCTATATTGGAGGTTAA
- the ilvB gene encoding biosynthetic-type acetolactate synthase large subunit translates to MNGAQLLIEMLIEKKIETLFGYPGGAVLPIYDALYDCDRIQHVLVRHEQAAVHAADGYARATGRPGVALVTSGPGATNAVTGIATAFMDSVPLIVLTGQVSTELIGLDSFQEVDIYGMTMPVTKHNYIVREIKELPRIIHEAFHVATTGRPGPVLIDLPKNVMNAEFIADNDSSGQPSPPVIRGYQTEYFIDPADFQLAAERLNRAQRPLVLIGGGCIQGETPALLKEFAEQLGLPVASTLMGLGAFPSGHSLHLGMVGMHGTVAANRALQGADVVLCLGVRFSDRVTGNRKAFSPGSYKIQVDLDTSELNKNIPIDLAVTGSCADFLSGLRGQVQAAEHSTWDQQIMAWLKRPVKSTKSQDAKMTPQEVIGCIQKATAGDAIIATDVGQHQIWTATHYEFSEARSFLTSGGLGTMGYGLPAAIGAAVAFPDRHVICITGDGSFQMNMQEIMTAVDHGLNVKVAIFKNGYLGMVRQWQQLFLGRRYSSVRISSPDFVALAASFGAHGFRARTLAEAEQIIELALHTEGLVVMEFDITEESNVYPIVPPGSSNQDMIVE, encoded by the coding sequence ATGAACGGAGCACAGCTGCTGATTGAGATGCTGATCGAGAAAAAGATTGAGACCCTGTTCGGCTACCCCGGCGGTGCCGTATTGCCTATATACGACGCGCTCTATGATTGTGACCGGATTCAGCATGTGCTGGTCAGACACGAGCAGGCTGCGGTCCATGCTGCGGACGGATACGCAAGAGCGACGGGACGCCCGGGGGTAGCCCTTGTTACCAGTGGTCCTGGAGCAACCAATGCCGTCACCGGAATTGCTACCGCCTTCATGGATTCGGTTCCGTTAATTGTCCTCACCGGCCAGGTATCCACCGAGCTTATTGGTCTGGACAGCTTTCAGGAAGTGGATATTTACGGAATGACGATGCCGGTTACGAAACACAATTATATCGTAAGGGAGATCAAGGAGCTTCCAAGAATTATACATGAGGCGTTCCATGTGGCGACAACAGGACGGCCCGGTCCGGTTCTGATCGATCTGCCGAAGAATGTCATGAATGCGGAGTTCATTGCAGACAATGACTCCTCCGGCCAGCCCTCCCCGCCAGTTATCCGGGGGTACCAGACCGAATATTTCATAGACCCAGCGGATTTTCAGCTGGCGGCAGAGCGGCTGAACCGTGCGCAGCGGCCGCTTGTGCTTATTGGCGGAGGCTGTATTCAAGGGGAGACCCCGGCACTCCTGAAGGAATTCGCTGAGCAGCTGGGACTTCCTGTAGCCAGCACGCTGATGGGCCTCGGAGCTTTCCCGTCCGGACACTCCCTGCATCTGGGCATGGTCGGGATGCATGGAACAGTAGCTGCCAACCGTGCACTCCAGGGTGCTGACGTTGTGCTATGTCTCGGTGTGCGGTTCAGTGACCGGGTAACGGGCAACCGGAAGGCGTTCTCACCGGGTTCCTATAAAATTCAAGTAGATCTGGATACCTCCGAGCTGAACAAGAACATTCCTATAGATCTTGCGGTCACCGGTTCTTGTGCAGATTTCCTTAGCGGATTACGGGGACAAGTACAGGCAGCGGAGCATTCCACCTGGGATCAGCAGATCATGGCCTGGCTGAAGCGTCCGGTGAAATCAACCAAGAGCCAGGATGCCAAGATGACTCCACAGGAAGTTATCGGATGCATTCAAAAGGCTACAGCGGGCGATGCGATTATAGCCACAGATGTCGGCCAGCATCAGATATGGACGGCTACGCATTACGAGTTCTCGGAAGCACGTTCGTTCCTGACCTCCGGCGGACTGGGCACCATGGGGTACGGCTTGCCTGCTGCAATTGGCGCCGCTGTTGCTTTTCCTGACCGCCATGTGATTTGCATTACAGGGGACGGAAGCTTTCAGATGAATATGCAGGAGATTATGACGGCTGTTGATCATGGGCTGAACGTCAAGGTGGCTATCTTTAAGAACGGGTATCTGGGGATGGTAAGACAGTGGCAGCAGCTGTTTCTGGGCCGGCGGTATTCCTCGGTGCGGATCAGCTCTCCGGATTTTGTCGCCTTGGCGGCGTCCTTCGGCGCCCACGGGTTCCGGGCACGCACGCTTGCTGAAGCAGAGCAGATTATTGAACTTGCGCTGCATACGGAGGGGCTTGTTGTTATGGAGTTCGATATTACCGAGGAGAGCAATGTATACCCCATTGTGCCGCCGGGATCGAGCAATCAGGATATGATTGTGGAATAG
- a CDS encoding YwiC-like family protein, with the protein MKKYIPNQHGAWAMLVLPFLFGVAASRGQLIHIPLFVCWLLIYLFSFPLLQGVKTRKFKRYAQPLKLYGILLLPLIIYLVAAEPVLLWFVLPLVPLFAVNLYYAKTKNERALLNDISAIVAFCLIIYPVFYVGQGGSWQTATELFVLAVLYFTGTALYVKTVIRERNNIRFYYGSVLYHLLVAAAGLFLFPSLLVPLLILLLRAAILPKTGITAKRTGIIEIGFSVMLYVSVLVLYF; encoded by the coding sequence ATGAAGAAATATATTCCTAACCAGCACGGCGCCTGGGCGATGCTCGTTCTGCCCTTTCTGTTCGGGGTAGCCGCATCCCGGGGGCAGCTTATACATATTCCGCTGTTTGTCTGCTGGCTGCTGATCTATTTGTTCAGTTTTCCTTTGCTGCAGGGGGTGAAGACAAGGAAATTCAAGCGTTATGCCCAGCCCTTGAAGCTGTATGGCATTCTGCTGCTCCCTTTAATCATCTATCTGGTGGCAGCTGAGCCTGTGCTGTTATGGTTTGTTCTGCCGCTCGTGCCTTTGTTCGCTGTGAATCTCTATTATGCCAAAACCAAAAATGAACGGGCCCTGCTCAATGACATCTCGGCCATAGTGGCCTTCTGCCTGATCATATATCCGGTCTTCTATGTCGGTCAGGGCGGGAGCTGGCAGACTGCGACCGAGCTGTTCGTGCTGGCCGTGCTGTACTTCACAGGAACCGCATTATATGTCAAAACCGTCATCCGTGAACGGAACAATATCCGCTTCTATTACGGCTCTGTGCTCTATCATCTGCTGGTTGCAGCAGCCGGACTGTTCCTGTTTCCGTCTCTGCTGGTTCCGCTGCTAATCCTGCTCCTGCGGGCGGCCATCCTGCCTAAGACGGGCATCACTGCCAAACGTACCGGAATCATCGAGATCGGCTTCTCCGTTATGTTATATGTGTCTGTGCTTGTGCTGTACTTCTAG